One stretch of Thermanaerosceptrum fracticalcis DNA includes these proteins:
- a CDS encoding Gfo/Idh/MocA family protein, whose translation MNFLVVGLGSMGKRRIRCLHALGFKNVFGYDPREDRRNEAQEKYGTKTFASYDDALSSVQPTALIISVPPDVHHEYMLSAIKNKLHFFVEASVVDTNLSSVIEEVSKIDIVAAPSATLLFHPAIRLISDIIAAGQIGKVSNIILHSGQYLPDWHIYEDVSEFYVSNPTTGGAREIVPFELTWLTRIFGFPHRVMGTFRKTIEIKGAERIDDTYNFLLDYGNYLAAVTVDVVSRYATRRLLINGDLKQLIWDWNENCVKLYDPQSNTWDSVPYSAGLAEAGYNQNIGENMYIDEIRNFLEAINKNEPFINTLENDHKILKLLYAIEESDTTSRAVRVG comes from the coding sequence ATGAATTTTTTAGTTGTCGGTCTGGGTTCCATGGGCAAAAGAAGAATCAGATGTCTGCATGCCCTTGGATTTAAGAATGTTTTTGGTTATGACCCGAGGGAAGACCGCCGTAACGAAGCGCAGGAAAAATATGGCACTAAGACTTTTGCCAGCTATGATGACGCCCTCTCTTCAGTGCAACCGACGGCACTTATTATTTCAGTACCACCGGATGTACACCATGAGTATATGCTGAGCGCTATTAAGAATAAGCTGCACTTTTTTGTCGAAGCAAGTGTAGTAGACACTAACCTCAGTTCGGTAATAGAAGAGGTCTCTAAAATCGATATTGTTGCTGCCCCATCTGCCACCCTTCTTTTCCATCCGGCTATTCGCCTTATTTCGGATATTATAGCCGCTGGTCAGATAGGGAAAGTGTCCAACATTATACTGCATTCTGGCCAGTATCTACCTGATTGGCATATTTACGAAGATGTCAGTGAATTTTACGTGTCTAATCCTACCACTGGTGGGGCTAGAGAAATTGTTCCGTTTGAATTAACCTGGTTAACACGGATCTTCGGTTTTCCCCATAGGGTAATGGGCACCTTCAGGAAAACCATTGAGATTAAGGGTGCGGAAAGAATCGATGACACATATAATTTTCTCTTAGACTACGGTAACTATCTGGCCGCTGTTACGGTAGACGTAGTTAGCAGATATGCCACGCGTCGGCTCCTCATTAATGGTGATTTAAAACAGCTCATCTGGGATTGGAATGAAAATTGTGTTAAGCTCTATGATCCACAAAGCAATACATGGGATTCTGTTCCTTACAGCGCGGGTTTAGCAGAAGCGGGTTACAATCAAAACATTGGTGAAAACATGTACATCGATGAAATCAGAAATTTCCTTGAGGCTATTAATAAAAACGAACCCTTTATAAACACATTGGAGAATGACCATAAGATACTAAAGCTGCTTTATGCTATAGAGGAATCGGACACTACATCAAGGGCTGTGAGGGTGGGCTAA
- a CDS encoding nucleotidyltransferase family protein, whose translation MDLKSICISPTTSILRAIENIDVNGVQIVLVVDDKNRLLGTVTDGDVRRAILKGIPLDEPVTRIMNTEPTVGSVHDNKAMLLRKMERKRLHQIPVVAEDGYLVGLEVLDEIIKFQHRENWVVLMAGGLGSRLRPLTNNCPKPLLKVGSKPILETIIENFIEFDFRKFFISVNYKAEMIEEYFGNGSQWGVEIEYIREENKMGTAGALTLLREKPNKPLIVMNGDLLTKINFSQLLNYHIENQAQGTMCVRELSFQVPYGVVKIDKHRLLGIDEKPIQRFLINAGIYVLEPHLLDLIPPNTHYNMTSLFEEAINRGLETATFPIREYWLDIGQMSDYEKANGEYNNFFNDGIGAK comes from the coding sequence GTGGACTTAAAAAGCATCTGCATATCCCCCACTACATCTATTTTGAGAGCCATTGAGAATATTGATGTCAATGGGGTACAAATTGTGCTTGTTGTAGACGATAAGAACAGATTACTGGGTACTGTCACAGATGGGGATGTCAGGCGTGCCATCTTAAAGGGGATTCCCCTTGACGAACCAGTCACCCGCATTATGAACACCGAGCCCACCGTGGGGAGTGTCCATGACAATAAAGCTATGCTTTTGCGAAAAATGGAAAGAAAGAGGCTGCACCAAATCCCGGTTGTAGCTGAGGATGGTTATTTGGTAGGGTTGGAGGTTCTCGATGAGATAATAAAGTTTCAGCATCGTGAAAACTGGGTTGTGCTTATGGCGGGTGGATTGGGAAGCAGGTTAAGGCCATTGACTAACAATTGTCCTAAACCCCTCCTTAAAGTGGGCAGTAAACCAATATTGGAGACTATTATTGAAAATTTTATAGAATTTGATTTTAGGAAGTTTTTTATTTCCGTTAATTATAAAGCTGAAATGATAGAAGAGTATTTTGGAAACGGATCACAGTGGGGCGTAGAAATAGAGTACATTCGCGAAGAGAACAAAATGGGGACAGCCGGAGCATTGACCCTACTCCGGGAAAAACCGAATAAGCCGTTAATTGTCATGAACGGTGATTTGTTAACTAAAATCAACTTTAGTCAACTTTTGAATTATCATATTGAAAACCAGGCTCAGGGTACTATGTGCGTCCGTGAATTGAGCTTCCAGGTACCCTATGGCGTCGTAAAAATAGATAAACATCGCTTGTTAGGTATAGATGAAAAGCCTATCCAGCGCTTCTTAATAAATGCAGGCATTTATGTCCTGGAGCCCCATCTTCTAGACCTCATTCCACCAAATACCCACTATAATATGACCAGCCTGTTTGAAGAGGCCATTAACAGAGGTTTAGAAACAGCTACATTCCCTATCAGAGAATACTGGCTGGATATCGGACAGATGTCAGACTATGAGAAGGCTAATGGTGAGTACAATAACTTCTTTAATGATGGTATCGGTGCAAAATAA
- the neuB gene encoding N-acetylneuraminate synthase — translation MTNSNRVFIIAEAGVNHNGSLEMALQLVDQAVSAGADAIKFQTFKAHKIVCRQAPLAEYQKKNTNTQQSQYTMLKKLELNEDDHFQLLDYCVKKGIQFISSPFDLESVDLLASFNIPQFKIGSGEISNGPLLLKVARTGKEVILSTGMSTLGDVELALSVLAFGYTAEGKIPCLGSFQEAYFSEAGQKAIAEKVTLLHCTTEYPAPYEEVNLRAIHTLQQAFGLPVGISDHTEGIAIPIAAVALGATVVEKHFTLDRSLPGPDHKASLEPPELAAMVQAIRQVESALGSFRKIPTPSELKNRNIARKSLVAAKEIKLGEIFTVENLDCKRPGNGLSPMHIWDKLGKTSPRNYAEEEQID, via the coding sequence ATGACTAATTCAAATCGTGTATTTATAATTGCAGAGGCGGGAGTTAATCATAACGGATCCTTAGAGATGGCACTACAGTTGGTTGATCAGGCAGTATCAGCAGGGGCCGATGCCATAAAATTTCAAACCTTTAAAGCACATAAAATTGTTTGCAGGCAGGCACCTCTGGCTGAATATCAAAAGAAAAATACCAACACCCAACAGTCTCAGTACACTATGCTAAAGAAACTGGAGCTTAACGAAGATGATCATTTCCAGCTTCTTGATTATTGCGTAAAGAAGGGTATTCAATTTATATCATCGCCTTTTGATCTCGAAAGCGTTGATTTATTAGCTTCTTTTAACATACCCCAGTTTAAAATTGGCTCAGGTGAAATATCAAATGGCCCTCTTTTGCTCAAGGTTGCTCGTACGGGAAAAGAGGTAATCTTGTCTACAGGGATGAGTACACTGGGTGATGTGGAATTGGCCCTGTCTGTATTAGCCTTTGGGTACACAGCTGAGGGGAAAATACCTTGTCTTGGGAGCTTTCAAGAAGCTTACTTTTCTGAGGCAGGGCAAAAAGCCATTGCGGAAAAAGTAACGCTGCTCCATTGTACGACTGAATACCCGGCTCCCTATGAGGAGGTCAATCTCAGAGCTATACATACTCTTCAGCAAGCCTTTGGCTTACCGGTGGGGATTTCGGATCATACTGAAGGGATAGCAATCCCCATAGCAGCTGTGGCCCTTGGAGCAACGGTAGTCGAAAAACATTTCACCTTAGACCGCAGCCTACCTGGTCCTGATCACAAGGCTTCCTTAGAACCACCGGAGCTGGCAGCAATGGTACAGGCAATTCGCCAGGTAGAATCTGCCCTGGGTTCATTCCGCAAGATCCCTACACCTTCAGAATTAAAAAACAGAAATATAGCACGGAAGAGCCTGGTAGCAGCTAAAGAAATTAAGCTTGGCGAGATATTCACAGTGGAGAATCTTGATTGTAAACGGCCAGGTAACGGTCTTTCCCCCATGCATATTTGGGATAAGCTCGGTAAAACTTCTCCTAGAAATTATGCCGAAGAAGAACAAATTGATTAA
- the neuC gene encoding UDP-N-acetylglucosamine 2-epimerase, with the protein MMCKKKICVVTGSRAEYGLLYWLMKLIKDDDELELQVAVTGMHLSPEFGLTYQQILRDGFTIDAKIEMQMSSDTPVGITKSLGLGVIGFADALERLQPDLLVVLGDRYEIFAAVQAALIAKIPVGHIAGGDTTEGAIDEAIRHSITKMAHLHFVTNTTAYKRVRQMGENPEYIFNVGSPGLDQIQRLTLLDRLQLEAELGYTFREKNILVTFHPVTLDNQSPEEQFNELLHALDFFGENLGVVFTKTNSDTYGRVINYMIDAYTERHPNTKAYTSLGQLKYLSLMAQVDAVVGNSSSGLYEAPSFRKPTVNIGDRQKGRLQASSVINCEPIQSAIIASIKEAFSRDCEGTINPYGDGHSSERILKILKNIPSFRGLLKKHFFEVKE; encoded by the coding sequence ATGATGTGTAAAAAAAAGATCTGCGTTGTAACGGGAAGTCGGGCTGAGTACGGCCTGCTTTACTGGTTAATGAAGCTCATTAAGGATGACGATGAACTTGAACTGCAGGTAGCCGTTACAGGGATGCATCTTTCGCCTGAGTTTGGGCTAACCTATCAACAGATCTTGCGGGATGGCTTTACCATAGATGCTAAAATAGAAATGCAGATGTCCAGCGATACACCTGTTGGTATTACCAAGTCCTTGGGGCTGGGAGTTATTGGATTCGCTGATGCCTTGGAAAGACTTCAACCTGACCTGCTTGTTGTGCTTGGTGATAGATATGAGATTTTTGCGGCTGTTCAGGCTGCACTGATAGCAAAAATACCAGTAGGGCATATTGCGGGTGGCGATACTACGGAAGGGGCTATTGATGAGGCCATTCGCCACAGCATCACTAAAATGGCACACTTGCACTTTGTAACTAATACTACGGCATATAAAAGGGTTAGACAAATGGGTGAGAATCCCGAATATATATTTAATGTTGGGAGTCCTGGCCTTGACCAGATTCAAAGACTAACCCTCTTAGATAGATTGCAACTTGAAGCTGAACTGGGTTATACCTTCAGGGAAAAGAATATCTTGGTTACGTTTCACCCTGTCACGTTAGACAACCAGTCACCGGAAGAGCAGTTTAACGAACTCTTACATGCTCTGGACTTTTTTGGTGAGAACCTAGGGGTGGTGTTTACCAAGACCAATTCAGATACCTATGGAAGGGTTATTAATTACATGATAGATGCTTATACAGAACGCCATCCTAATACTAAGGCCTATACTTCTTTAGGTCAGCTCAAGTATCTAAGCCTCATGGCTCAGGTGGATGCTGTGGTAGGAAACTCATCCAGCGGTTTGTATGAGGCGCCTTCTTTTAGGAAACCTACGGTCAATATTGGAGACCGACAAAAGGGGAGGCTCCAGGCATCCTCCGTGATAAACTGTGAGCCAATTCAATCCGCCATTATTGCATCAATAAAAGAGGCCTTCAGCAGAGATTGCGAAGGTACAATCAATCCGTATGGTGACGGTCATAGTTCTGAGAGAATTCTTAAGATACTAAAAAACATACCGAGTTTTCGTGGGCTCCTTAAGAAACATTTCTTTGAGGTGAAGGAATGA